One Aureibacter tunicatorum DNA window includes the following coding sequences:
- a CDS encoding RagB/SusD family nutrient uptake outer membrane protein yields the protein MKRLFKILLLAVGVLSFSACNDFLDIDPSDKYDYKDFFKDVSHVDMAVAGAYNKVNELYMRNMSVWINTGTDELLRSINTRNENITKFEYDSFDPDLKRIWNTSYSGISRCNDVIYNLSLDRPIEDLTDEARNASLGDAYLVRGLLYLNLVRMFEHIPLRTEPYGDLSENLDQRNLPNSPANEVYDVILSDFKQAAKLLPSEASALGRGNKSVAYGMLARAYLNLAGVRTNGGNVGIDECYRQVVVACDSVDAENVHSLLPEYSEVFLNQIKGIKSETESMWEVVFNVTSNINLGGNIGTYNGPKSNLSGTNEAGSSGATFVTVKHTELYDQESDSRFDWNCADWWIRYREANNPQYYPTYITDSLRWYPAKWRRGSPNVIGYEDGEPIESIEFLENGFILRSHTSINFPLLRYSDVLLMRAEANNELNGPSSALMDLDRVRNRAGLKSLESELSEKGIFVDKEILRNELMDERSRELCYEGHRRFDLVRWGKLESTMRDLSNYMRTNPFLGFGNDDIFLATPGENVDKKHVVFPIPQDEMMLNKNIKQHPLW from the coding sequence ATGAAACGATTATTTAAAATATTACTATTGGCTGTGGGAGTGCTCAGCTTTAGTGCTTGCAATGATTTTCTGGATATAGATCCTTCGGATAAATATGATTACAAAGATTTCTTCAAGGATGTTTCGCATGTTGATATGGCTGTTGCAGGAGCTTATAATAAAGTCAATGAGCTTTACATGAGAAATATGTCTGTATGGATCAATACTGGCACTGATGAATTGTTAAGATCCATTAATACTAGAAATGAAAATATCACGAAGTTTGAATATGATTCATTTGACCCGGATTTAAAAAGAATATGGAATACTTCTTATAGCGGGATCAGCCGATGCAATGATGTAATATATAATTTGTCATTGGACAGACCTATTGAAGATTTGACTGATGAAGCTAGAAATGCCTCGCTGGGAGATGCTTATTTGGTTAGAGGTTTACTGTATCTTAATTTGGTTCGAATGTTTGAGCATATTCCGCTTCGTACAGAACCTTATGGCGATTTGTCTGAAAATCTAGATCAACGAAATTTGCCAAACTCTCCAGCCAATGAAGTCTATGATGTTATACTATCGGACTTCAAACAAGCAGCAAAATTGCTGCCTAGTGAAGCGAGTGCTTTGGGAAGAGGAAACAAATCTGTGGCATATGGCATGCTAGCAAGAGCATATTTGAATTTAGCAGGTGTTCGTACCAATGGAGGAAATGTAGGCATAGATGAATGTTATAGACAGGTTGTTGTCGCTTGCGATTCTGTGGATGCTGAAAATGTGCATAGCTTGTTGCCTGAATATTCTGAAGTATTTTTAAATCAAATCAAAGGGATCAAAAGCGAGACAGAGTCTATGTGGGAAGTCGTGTTTAATGTTACTTCCAATATAAATTTAGGTGGAAATATTGGAACGTATAACGGACCAAAATCCAATTTGTCAGGGACAAATGAAGCAGGTTCTAGCGGAGCTACTTTTGTGACGGTAAAGCATACAGAGTTATATGATCAAGAAAGTGACAGTCGCTTCGATTGGAATTGCGCTGATTGGTGGATTCGATATCGCGAAGCGAATAATCCTCAGTATTATCCAACGTATATTACAGATTCGCTTCGATGGTATCCAGCAAAATGGCGACGCGGATCACCAAATGTAATTGGGTATGAGGATGGCGAGCCTATTGAAAGTATTGAGTTTTTGGAGAATGGTTTTATACTTCGAAGCCATACAAGCATAAATTTTCCTTTGCTCAGGTATTCAGATGTATTGCTTATGCGCGCTGAAGCTAATAACGAACTTAATGGCCCTTCTTCCGCTCTTATGGATTTGGATAGAGTTAGAAATCGCGCTGGATTAAAATCGCTAGAAAGCGAATTGTCAGAAAAGGGTATTTTCGTTGACAAGGAAATTTTAAGAAATGAACTGATGGATGAAAGAAGTAGAGAACTTTGTTATGAAGGACATCGCAGGTTTGATTTGGTTCGTTGGGGGAAGTTAGAGTCTACAATGCGTGATCTTAGCAACTATATGAGAACAAATCCATTTTTAGGCTTTGGGAATGATGATATTTTCTTGGCTACGCCAGGAGAAAATGTTGATAAAAAGCATGTCGTGTTTCCAATTCCACAAGATGAAATGATGTTAAATAAGAATATCAAACAACATCCTCTTTGGTAG